A genomic stretch from Halichoerus grypus chromosome 7, mHalGry1.hap1.1, whole genome shotgun sequence includes:
- the TADA1 gene encoding transcriptional adapter 1 isoform X2, giving the protein MSILTTISSWLFLRVVRFWCLHQRVLDLCPGRGVLQLNLENQRGRKSFLLFVRNLIFQPQNPLSGAQQFVAKDPQDDDDLKLCSHTMMLPTRGQLEGRMIVTAYEHGLDNVTEEAVSAVVYAVENHLKDILTSVVSRRKAYRLRDGHFKYAFGSNVTPQPYLKNSVVAYNNLIESPPAFSAPCAGPNPASHPPPDDAEQQAALLLACSGDTLPASVPPVNMYDLFEALQVHREVIPTHTVYALNIERIIMKLWHPNHEELQQDKVHRQRLAAKEGLLLC; this is encoded by the exons ATG TCCATTCTCACAACGATTTCCTCCTGGCTATTCTTACGCGTTGTCAGATTTTGGTGTCTACACCAG AGGGTGCTGGATCTTTGCCCTGGACGGGGGGTTCTGCAGCTAAACCTGGAAAaccaaaggggaagaaaaagcttTCTTCTGTTCGTCAGAAATTTGAT ATTCCAGCCTCAAAATCCCCTCTCGGGAGCCCAGCAGTTTGTGGCAAAGGATCCCCAAGATGATGATGACTTGAAACTTTGTTCCCACACAATGATGCTTCCCACTCGGGGTCAGCTTGAAGGGAGGATGATAGTGACTGCTTACGAGCACGGGTTGGACAACGTCACCGAGGAGGCGGTCTCAGCGGTTGTCTATGCGGTGGAG AATCACCTTAAAGATATATTGACATCAGTTGTGTCAAGAAGGAAAGCTTATCGGTTACGTGATGGTCATTTTAAATATGCCTTTGGTAGTAATGTAACCCCACAGCCATACCTGAAGAATAGTGTAGTAGCTTACAACAACTTAATAGAAAG TCCTCCAGCCTTCTCTGCTCCGTGTGCTGGTCCGAACCCAGCTTCTCACCCGCCCCCGGACGACGCGGAGCAGCAAGCCGCGCTCCTGCTGGCCTGCTCTGGGGACACTCTCCCCGCATCGGTGCCTCCAGTCAACATGTACGACCTGTTCGAAGCTTTGCAG GTACACAGGGAAGTCATTCCTACACATACGGTATATGCTCTCAACATTGAAAGGATCATCATGAAACTGTGGCATCCCAATCATGAAGAACTGCAGCAAGACAAAGTCCACCGCCAGCGCCTGGCGGCCAAGGAAGGCCTGTTGCTCTGCTGA
- the TADA1 gene encoding transcriptional adapter 1 isoform X1 — MATFVSELEAAKKNLSEALGDNVKQYWANLKLWFKQKISKEEFDLEAHRLLTQDNVHSHNDFLLAILTRCQILVSTPEGAGSLPWTGGSAAKPGKPKGKKKLSSVRQKFDHRFQPQNPLSGAQQFVAKDPQDDDDLKLCSHTMMLPTRGQLEGRMIVTAYEHGLDNVTEEAVSAVVYAVENHLKDILTSVVSRRKAYRLRDGHFKYAFGSNVTPQPYLKNSVVAYNNLIESPPAFSAPCAGPNPASHPPPDDAEQQAALLLACSGDTLPASVPPVNMYDLFEALQVHREVIPTHTVYALNIERIIMKLWHPNHEELQQDKVHRQRLAAKEGLLLC, encoded by the exons ATGGCGACCTTTGTGAGCGAGCTGGAGGCGGCCAAGAAGAACCTGAGCGAGGCCCTGGGGGACAACGTGAAACA ATACTGGGCTAACTTAAAGTTGTGGTTCAAGCAGAAGATCAGCAAAGAAGAGTTTGACCTTGAAGCTCATAGACTTCTCACACAGGATAATG TCCATTCTCACAACGATTTCCTCCTGGCTATTCTTACGCGTTGTCAGATTTTGGTGTCTACACCAG AGGGTGCTGGATCTTTGCCCTGGACGGGGGGTTCTGCAGCTAAACCTGGAAAaccaaaggggaagaaaaagcttTCTTCTGTTCGTCAGAAATTTGAT CATAGATTCCAGCCTCAAAATCCCCTCTCGGGAGCCCAGCAGTTTGTGGCAAAGGATCCCCAAGATGATGATGACTTGAAACTTTGTTCCCACACAATGATGCTTCCCACTCGGGGTCAGCTTGAAGGGAGGATGATAGTGACTGCTTACGAGCACGGGTTGGACAACGTCACCGAGGAGGCGGTCTCAGCGGTTGTCTATGCGGTGGAG AATCACCTTAAAGATATATTGACATCAGTTGTGTCAAGAAGGAAAGCTTATCGGTTACGTGATGGTCATTTTAAATATGCCTTTGGTAGTAATGTAACCCCACAGCCATACCTGAAGAATAGTGTAGTAGCTTACAACAACTTAATAGAAAG TCCTCCAGCCTTCTCTGCTCCGTGTGCTGGTCCGAACCCAGCTTCTCACCCGCCCCCGGACGACGCGGAGCAGCAAGCCGCGCTCCTGCTGGCCTGCTCTGGGGACACTCTCCCCGCATCGGTGCCTCCAGTCAACATGTACGACCTGTTCGAAGCTTTGCAG GTACACAGGGAAGTCATTCCTACACATACGGTATATGCTCTCAACATTGAAAGGATCATCATGAAACTGTGGCATCCCAATCATGAAGAACTGCAGCAAGACAAAGTCCACCGCCAGCGCCTGGCGGCCAAGGAAGGCCTGTTGCTCTGCTGA